A genomic segment from Chitinophaga flava encodes:
- a CDS encoding SGNH/GDSL hydrolase family protein, with protein sequence MFKQVLLIPLLLLGMTAVAQPPLRIEKDSVKIHNAELVLRNKTKDVTGYLYNSGDGVTMFRKMGKQVQFQVGTPGYPAAGDTVFQHSSLAGYTIKVLRNGLLQYRTNPNGVKIDDNNGSIVFYPALQQNDHIYIEALGGMDLSLDGSEVNPGTPASRGPLLLQTGAFENTGKTFTIRWTTNAKTLYLSPKITALGSSTLAGYGLNNPDRLGDKISLWLTNNTNNPTWDNLAIAGYNSKDVLPVLNGGATGHNIEAALNLNPDFIFVSLPSNDPASGISVNESIANLKKIDELAQQQGIPVFFETTQPRNNYISQQKDMLRQLGDSIRAIWPKRYVEGYKDVVDPAVPGNILPQYDNGDGVHLNSTGNQFIANNLFDAWMDYFQSIKGVKRYVIDSSLDKTNWAQFAVEQDQNIVKRTYPRFNQAKQYFRVKAELKDGTVTPYSNIATLEAKTTPTNPGVDDFNYRLLVDLGGDNINTLNGSNLPDGKPTPSPDGSGKYWNNWFGIGGVTGFADNAAITQLKTTTNAITNMSIQLLGSPQGTFGSSDTKAINYNGFKVPAGDYPYEAVYDNMFLHTSINPNGITLRIKGLAKANKYYIKLWGARLDDTNTPRVLQAKLGEESWTDAQSVDDRYATNGTPDYNRAITFSNVTGRDSVDIILRVGPSSTFAHVSVVDIGVMGTLPVVPQLKLNDTTTTLSTLQLTSIPVNGASITSYQWSQVSGPNTVVIGNGSTATASISGLTNGTFVFKISGTTTSGEVLTAQSSVKVFPDNNGKKTMRVHFSKNQVTPIPGWLNMYNTTINQRITMTDPITNWIVDNVSDTKLYWSPFAGSQAADTSGVTTGNNSGIVPDIVLKSHWFNYSLKYATGMDNLHIKGLNPAKTYTIRLIGARSNGGNPGLSRYSAWRVNGGNEILQDIKDNTSQETVVNNVAPDANGVIKLSVNSPTLTTNGDFSYINALIVIEN encoded by the coding sequence ATGTTTAAACAAGTTCTGCTAATCCCGCTCCTGTTATTGGGAATGACTGCTGTTGCTCAACCTCCGTTGAGAATAGAAAAAGATTCAGTAAAAATTCACAATGCCGAACTGGTATTGAGAAATAAAACCAAGGATGTAACCGGATATCTGTACAACAGTGGCGATGGAGTTACGATGTTCCGAAAAATGGGTAAACAGGTACAGTTCCAGGTAGGAACACCTGGGTATCCGGCTGCCGGTGACACTGTATTCCAGCATTCATCACTGGCTGGCTACACCATCAAAGTATTGAGAAATGGATTACTCCAATACCGAACTAATCCCAATGGTGTGAAAATAGATGATAACAATGGCAGCATCGTTTTTTATCCTGCCTTGCAACAGAATGATCACATTTACATAGAAGCACTGGGAGGAATGGATTTATCACTGGATGGATCTGAGGTCAATCCCGGGACTCCTGCTTCAAGGGGACCGCTGCTACTACAAACCGGTGCATTCGAAAATACGGGGAAAACTTTTACTATCAGATGGACCACTAATGCTAAAACCCTGTATCTAAGTCCGAAGATTACCGCCCTGGGATCCTCTACCCTAGCGGGTTACGGACTCAACAACCCAGACCGGCTGGGCGATAAAATATCATTGTGGTTAACCAACAACACCAATAATCCTACCTGGGATAACCTGGCTATTGCCGGCTATAACAGTAAAGATGTACTGCCTGTTTTGAATGGTGGTGCAACCGGACATAATATCGAAGCAGCCTTAAACCTCAACCCTGACTTCATCTTCGTGTCACTTCCGTCCAATGATCCTGCTTCCGGTATTTCCGTGAATGAGAGCATTGCCAACCTGAAAAAAATAGATGAACTGGCACAACAGCAAGGCATTCCTGTTTTCTTCGAAACAACACAACCCCGCAACAACTATATCTCCCAGCAAAAAGATATGCTCAGGCAACTGGGAGATAGTATCAGAGCGATATGGCCCAAACGTTATGTAGAAGGATATAAGGACGTGGTCGATCCCGCTGTTCCTGGCAACATACTGCCCCAATATGATAACGGAGATGGGGTCCATCTTAACAGTACCGGCAACCAGTTTATTGCCAACAACCTCTTTGACGCCTGGATGGATTACTTCCAATCTATCAAAGGAGTAAAACGGTATGTAATCGATTCATCCCTGGACAAAACCAACTGGGCGCAGTTCGCCGTAGAGCAGGACCAAAATATTGTAAAACGTACCTATCCCCGGTTCAATCAGGCCAAACAATATTTCAGGGTGAAAGCCGAATTGAAAGACGGCACCGTCACACCTTATTCCAATATCGCAACGCTGGAAGCAAAGACCACACCTACCAACCCCGGCGTAGATGACTTTAATTACCGGCTCCTGGTAGACCTGGGCGGCGACAACATTAACACACTGAATGGTTCCAATTTGCCCGATGGGAAACCCACACCATCGCCCGATGGTTCCGGGAAATACTGGAACAACTGGTTTGGTATCGGAGGAGTGACAGGATTTGCTGATAACGCAGCGATCACTCAACTGAAAACCACCACCAATGCCATCACTAACATGAGCATACAGTTACTTGGATCACCACAAGGTACTTTTGGTTCATCCGACACCAAAGCCATCAACTACAATGGATTTAAAGTACCGGCTGGTGACTATCCCTATGAAGCTGTTTATGATAACATGTTTCTGCATACTTCCATCAATCCCAATGGTATCACGCTGCGCATAAAAGGACTCGCGAAAGCCAATAAGTATTATATCAAACTGTGGGGTGCCAGATTGGATGACACCAACACTCCGCGTGTATTGCAAGCCAAACTGGGAGAGGAAAGCTGGACAGATGCACAATCCGTGGATGACCGTTATGCTACCAACGGTACACCCGACTACAACCGGGCTATTACCTTCAGCAATGTCACCGGACGTGATTCCGTGGACATCATCCTGCGTGTAGGGCCTTCCAGCACTTTTGCACATGTCAGCGTTGTGGATATCGGTGTAATGGGCACCCTGCCAGTAGTACCCCAACTGAAGCTCAACGATACCACCACCACGCTCAGTACCCTGCAACTGACTTCCATACCCGTTAACGGCGCCAGTATAACATCCTATCAATGGAGCCAGGTTTCCGGGCCCAACACTGTCGTAATCGGCAATGGTAGCACGGCAACAGCCAGTATCTCCGGCCTCACCAATGGAACCTTTGTATTTAAAATATCCGGAACAACCACCAGTGGTGAAGTGCTGACAGCACAATCTTCTGTTAAAGTATTCCCGGACAACAACGGTAAAAAAACTATGCGGGTACACTTTAGTAAAAATCAGGTCACTCCTATTCCTGGATGGCTCAACATGTATAACACTACTATCAATCAGCGTATCACCATGACAGATCCTATAACCAACTGGATAGTGGATAACGTGTCAGACACCAAATTATACTGGTCACCTTTCGCCGGCAGCCAGGCTGCCGACACATCAGGTGTCACCACCGGCAATAACAGCGGCATTGTGCCTGATATCGTTCTGAAAAGCCACTGGTTCAACTACAGCCTGAAATACGCTACTGGCATGGACAACCTGCATATCAAAGGGCTCAATCCTGCGAAAACCTATACCATCCGGTTAATTGGTGCAAGAAGCAACGGCGGCAATCCAGGCCTTTCAAGGTATAGCGCATGGCGTGTCAATGGTGGTAATGAAATTTTACAGGACATAAAAGACAATACTTCCCAGGAAACGGTTGTCAACAACGTAGCACCGGATGCCAATGGTGTTATCAAACTCTCTGTAAATTCTCCGACGCTAACCACCAATGGAGACTTCTCCTATATCAATGCCTTAATAGTTATTGAGAACTAA
- a CDS encoding TrmH family RNA methyltransferase, whose product MTPERRERLISTLNNRQANLTVVLEDVQDPHNASAVLRTCDAVGIQDVYIINTLEPRRKKWGHRSSSSAARWLTTHQFDNAADCFAELRAKYDKILTTHLSSDAVSLYDIDFSGSVALVFGNEQMGVSQKVRDMADGNFIIPQMGIIKSLNISVACAVSIYEAMRQKKLAGHYDKPGLPPEQYNTLLTEWGYKEELDGEL is encoded by the coding sequence ATGACACCAGAAAGAAGAGAGCGGTTAATCTCCACCCTGAACAATCGACAGGCCAATTTAACCGTCGTATTGGAAGATGTGCAGGACCCGCATAATGCTTCGGCCGTATTACGTACCTGCGATGCGGTAGGTATTCAGGATGTTTATATCATCAATACACTGGAGCCACGGCGCAAGAAATGGGGCCACAGGAGCAGCAGTAGTGCCGCCCGCTGGCTTACCACCCACCAGTTTGACAATGCAGCGGATTGTTTTGCCGAGTTGCGCGCCAAATACGATAAGATATTGACCACCCATCTGTCCAGCGATGCGGTGAGCTTATATGATATCGACTTCTCCGGTTCTGTGGCATTGGTATTTGGTAATGAACAAATGGGTGTTAGCCAGAAGGTAAGGGATATGGCTGATGGTAACTTTATCATCCCACAGATGGGCATCATCAAATCACTCAATATCTCTGTAGCCTGCGCGGTCAGCATTTATGAAGCCATGCGGCAGAAAAAGCTGGCGGGTCATTATGATAAACCCGGACTGCCACCGGAACAGTATAATACGCTGTTGACAGAATGGGGATATAAAGAAGAACTGGACGGAGAGTTATGA
- a CDS encoding SdpI family protein: MFMNFLHSTYCNAAIFAGILFFFMGYFIRRYPPKSTQTWYGYRSFLSTQSPEMWHEANQDAAYISRRIGAILIPTGFACALFFEGQTDWFWYITVGSVIIGVMYMVGYTEWRLQQKMNRDEYDGADIPDKRR; encoded by the coding sequence ATGTTCATGAATTTCTTGCATTCCACCTACTGTAATGCGGCTATTTTCGCTGGGATACTATTCTTCTTTATGGGGTATTTTATCCGGCGTTATCCTCCTAAGAGTACCCAAACATGGTATGGTTACCGAAGCTTCCTCTCTACCCAAAGCCCGGAGATGTGGCATGAGGCCAACCAGGATGCAGCTTATATTTCCAGGCGCATCGGCGCTATCCTTATACCCACCGGCTTTGCCTGTGCCCTGTTTTTCGAAGGCCAGACAGACTGGTTCTGGTACATTACCGTAGGTTCCGTGATCATTGGTGTGATGTATATGGTAGGTTATACAGAGTGGAGGCTACAACAAAAAATGAACCGTGATGAGTATGATGGCGCTGATATTCCTGATAAACGAAGATAA
- a CDS encoding AsmA family protein, protein MLKKILKVVAGIIVVLVLAAIAIPYFFKDKIMAKVKTELNKRLTAKVDFKDVDISLFRHFPRLAVGLEDLKVTGTGEFEGDTLLKVKQIDVALNLMSVIKGDKMDIYNVALIQPKINAIVHNNGAANWNITKPDTAKASPADTGKTSFALGLQQYKIEDAWISYDDQQGNMRLIIDGLTHQGKGDFTQDKFTLETSTTAEGISFRYGLVPYLSSVKTKLDANLQIDNTTSTYTLKEGKAALNNLQIAMQGFFKLVNDSTYGMDLSFKAPSTQFKDLLSLIPVIYKADFDKIKTSGTASFGGYVKGNYSPSQMPAFGLDLGIKDGFFQYPDLPKPVKNIQIAMKVTNPDGVPDHTIVDMPTGHLEMDNTPLDLRLLVKTPVSDMYLDGAAKGKIDLSKITQFVKLETGTALSGLLDADISAKGNMSAIEKQQYDRFYAAGTLQLSNMLYKSKDYPDGVNVKNLFLQFNPKNVTVKDLSGQYLGSNFEANGEVNNLLAYMFKNAPLDGKLNFKADQVNVNKFMGTTSTAASDGKAAPAKVDSAAMVPFAVPANLNISLQTAVGKVLYDKAELNNVTGTLLVKDETVTMQQLKANALQGTMEINGSYSTKNSKNNPDINIAYDVQNLDVQQTFYTFNTVQKLMPIGKFLSGKITSQLKMHGKLGKDMSPDLSTLTGDGNLLLIQGFLKQFAPVDQLASTLNISQLKDVSLRDIKNYFAFENGRVKVNPFKVSVNGINMNIAGSHGFDQSLDYTLQLALPRSLMGSAGNTLVNNLASQAQSRGIPVNLGDSVHLQVLMGGNIGKPSLKTDLKESANNLKNQATELVKNKIDTVKSVVRDSVNQIKNNAVNALKNELKNQLSGKKDSTQPSGGKPLENVGKQAGESVKNTLNGLFGKKKQPADSTKQ, encoded by the coding sequence ATGCTCAAGAAAATCCTGAAAGTTGTAGCGGGTATAATAGTGGTGCTGGTCCTGGCAGCCATCGCCATTCCTTATTTTTTTAAGGACAAGATCATGGCCAAAGTAAAAACAGAACTCAACAAACGTCTTACTGCCAAAGTAGACTTTAAAGATGTGGACATCAGTCTGTTCCGGCATTTCCCACGACTGGCCGTAGGTCTCGAAGACCTGAAGGTGACCGGCACAGGAGAATTTGAAGGTGATACTCTGTTGAAAGTAAAACAGATCGATGTAGCCCTCAACCTGATGAGCGTTATCAAAGGGGACAAAATGGACATCTACAATGTAGCCCTTATACAGCCAAAGATAAACGCTATCGTACATAACAACGGCGCGGCTAACTGGAACATTACCAAACCTGATACTGCCAAGGCCTCTCCTGCAGATACCGGTAAAACCAGCTTCGCCCTCGGCCTGCAGCAATATAAAATCGAAGATGCCTGGATCAGCTATGATGACCAACAGGGTAACATGCGGCTGATCATCGATGGACTGACCCACCAGGGTAAAGGTGATTTCACCCAGGATAAATTTACCCTGGAAACCAGCACCACCGCAGAAGGTATCTCCTTCCGCTATGGACTGGTCCCTTATCTCTCCAGCGTAAAAACCAAACTGGACGCCAACCTCCAGATAGACAATACCACCAGCACGTATACACTGAAAGAAGGTAAGGCTGCCCTCAACAACCTTCAGATAGCCATGCAGGGCTTCTTTAAACTGGTGAACGATTCCACCTATGGCATGGACCTCAGCTTTAAAGCACCTTCCACCCAATTCAAAGACCTGCTGTCACTGATACCAGTTATCTACAAAGCTGACTTTGATAAGATCAAAACCAGCGGCACCGCCTCTTTCGGAGGTTATGTGAAAGGCAACTACTCTCCTTCACAGATGCCGGCCTTCGGCCTCGACCTGGGCATAAAAGACGGTTTCTTCCAGTATCCCGACCTGCCTAAGCCGGTAAAAAATATTCAGATAGCCATGAAGGTTACCAATCCCGACGGCGTGCCTGATCATACTATAGTAGACATGCCTACCGGCCACCTCGAAATGGATAATACTCCTCTCGACCTGCGTCTGCTCGTAAAAACACCGGTATCCGATATGTACCTCGACGGAGCCGCAAAAGGTAAGATAGATCTCTCCAAGATCACCCAGTTCGTAAAACTGGAAACAGGTACCGCCCTCAGCGGCCTTCTCGATGCCGACATCTCCGCCAAAGGCAATATGAGCGCTATCGAAAAACAACAATACGATCGCTTCTATGCCGCCGGTACCCTGCAACTCAGCAATATGCTGTATAAAAGCAAAGACTACCCCGACGGTGTCAACGTAAAAAACCTGTTCCTCCAGTTCAATCCTAAAAACGTTACCGTAAAAGACCTCAGCGGGCAATACCTTGGCTCCAACTTCGAAGCCAACGGTGAAGTCAATAACCTGCTCGCCTATATGTTTAAAAATGCACCACTGGATGGTAAACTGAACTTCAAAGCCGACCAGGTGAATGTGAATAAATTCATGGGCACCACCAGCACCGCTGCCAGCGACGGCAAAGCCGCTCCGGCCAAAGTGGATTCTGCAGCCATGGTCCCCTTTGCTGTGCCAGCCAACCTGAACATCAGCCTGCAGACAGCCGTAGGTAAAGTACTGTACGATAAAGCAGAACTTAACAACGTAACCGGTACCCTGCTTGTAAAAGATGAAACAGTAACCATGCAGCAGCTGAAAGCCAACGCCCTCCAGGGTACTATGGAAATCAACGGCAGCTACAGCACTAAAAACAGCAAAAACAATCCGGATATCAACATCGCCTACGATGTACAAAACCTCGATGTGCAACAGACCTTCTATACTTTTAACACCGTACAGAAACTGATGCCTATCGGTAAATTCCTCTCCGGCAAAATCACCTCCCAGCTGAAGATGCATGGCAAACTGGGCAAAGACATGAGCCCCGATCTCAGCACCCTCACCGGTGATGGTAACCTCCTGCTTATCCAGGGCTTCCTCAAACAGTTCGCTCCGGTAGACCAGCTGGCCAGCACACTCAATATCTCACAGCTGAAAGATGTATCCCTGCGTGATATCAAAAACTATTTCGCTTTTGAAAACGGCCGCGTAAAAGTGAATCCGTTCAAAGTGTCCGTAAATGGTATCAACATGAACATCGCCGGTTCACACGGCTTCGACCAGTCACTGGACTACACCCTGCAACTGGCGCTGCCCCGCAGCCTGATGGGTTCCGCCGGTAACACCCTCGTCAACAACCTCGCCTCTCAGGCCCAAAGCAGAGGCATCCCCGTAAACCTGGGCGACAGCGTACACCTGCAGGTGCTCATGGGTGGCAATATCGGAAAGCCTTCTCTTAAAACAGACCTGAAGGAAAGTGCCAACAACCTGAAGAACCAGGCTACCGAACTCGTTAAAAACAAAATAGACACCGTTAAAAGCGTTGTACGTGACTCTGTGAACCAGATCAAGAACAATGCGGTGAACGCCCTTAAAAACGAGCTTAAAAACCAATTGAGTGGCAAAAAAGATTCTACCCAACCTTCTGGTGGCAAACCGCTGGAAAATGTAGGCAAACAAGCCGGCGAATCTGTGAAAAACACACTCAACGGCCTGTTCGGCAAAAAGAAACAACCGGCAGATTCTACCAAACAATAA
- a CDS encoding apolipoprotein A1/A4/E family protein, whose translation MKFFYILIVLSCISFSNITAQNLTAKKDSVVTKVQQVPEKFISTAKNKADKLNKQVTTRTDKALKRLLKEEQTMQKKLAKIDSVAARNIFTRSIDSLGNLQARLKGKLGKVPSALSQPGGPYLDSLQNSLAFLKNSKDLLKQSKGITDKLNGATKSMDALKDKLQQAEAIKAFIRERKQQLKEQLSQYTGFTKDLQKMNKEAYYYAQQLKEYKEVFKDKKKAEQKAMEIIKKVPAFNDFMQKHSQLAGLFNLQNSSASAQSLEGLQTRSQVEQLIQQRLGGGPNAGAAVGQQMAEARSRMNELKSKFPDLDNAADMPNFKPNEMKTKSFLQRLEFGSNIQFQRSTKFFPTTSDLAGQVAYKFHKNGSVGIGASYKLGMGTGFNDIHFSGQGASIRSFIDWKLKGTFFLNGGYEQNYQPEGIAATGGVGQAWTPSGLIGISKKYKINSKLKGNMMVLFDFLYNQHVPRTDPIKVRMGYNF comes from the coding sequence ATGAAATTTTTTTATATCCTTATAGTACTGTCTTGTATCTCGTTTTCCAATATAACTGCGCAGAACCTTACTGCTAAAAAAGACAGTGTAGTGACCAAAGTACAGCAGGTACCTGAAAAGTTTATTTCCACTGCTAAAAACAAAGCAGATAAGCTGAATAAACAAGTTACCACCCGCACCGACAAGGCCCTGAAACGACTGCTGAAGGAAGAACAAACCATGCAGAAAAAACTGGCCAAAATAGACAGTGTAGCCGCTCGCAATATCTTTACCCGCAGCATCGACTCACTAGGCAATTTGCAGGCCAGGCTGAAAGGCAAACTGGGCAAAGTACCGTCCGCATTATCCCAACCCGGAGGGCCCTATCTTGACAGTTTACAGAACTCTCTCGCCTTCCTCAAAAACTCCAAAGACCTGCTCAAACAATCCAAAGGGATCACCGATAAACTCAACGGCGCCACCAAATCCATGGACGCCCTGAAAGATAAACTGCAACAAGCAGAAGCCATCAAAGCATTTATCCGCGAAAGAAAACAACAACTGAAAGAACAGCTGTCTCAATACACCGGCTTCACCAAAGACCTGCAGAAAATGAACAAGGAAGCCTACTACTACGCACAACAGCTGAAAGAATATAAAGAGGTCTTCAAAGACAAAAAGAAAGCAGAACAGAAAGCCATGGAAATCATTAAAAAGGTGCCTGCCTTTAATGATTTCATGCAGAAACATTCACAGCTGGCTGGACTATTTAACCTGCAGAACAGCAGCGCCTCCGCACAAAGCCTGGAAGGCCTGCAAACACGCAGCCAGGTGGAGCAGCTGATACAACAGCGACTGGGTGGCGGTCCGAATGCCGGCGCCGCTGTAGGACAGCAGATGGCCGAAGCCCGCAGCAGAATGAATGAGCTGAAAAGTAAATTCCCGGATCTCGATAATGCCGCAGATATGCCCAATTTTAAGCCCAACGAAATGAAAACAAAAAGTTTTCTTCAACGGCTGGAATTCGGCAGCAACATACAGTTTCAGCGTAGCACCAAATTCTTCCCCACCACCAGCGACCTCGCCGGACAGGTAGCCTATAAATTTCATAAAAACGGTAGCGTAGGTATCGGCGCCTCTTATAAACTGGGTATGGGCACCGGCTTCAATGATATCCACTTCAGCGGTCAGGGAGCCAGCATACGCTCTTTCATCGACTGGAAGCTCAAAGGCACTTTCTTCCTCAATGGTGGCTATGAACAAAACTACCAGCCCGAAGGTATTGCTGCAACAGGTGGCGTAGGCCAGGCCTGGACGCCCAGCGGCCTGATAGGCATCAGCAAAAAATATAAGATCAACAGTAAGTTAAAAGGCAATATGATGGTTCTTTTTGACTTCCTCTACAACCAGCATGTACCGAGAACAGATCCTATCAAGGTAAGGATGGGGTATAATTTCTAA